AAACTCCCTGGTGGCCCATGACATGGCATTTGAGATGGTGCGGGCTCCCTGGAGCCCGGAGCAGCAGATAGAGCGGCCACGACTCACCAAGAAAGTCCTAGACACAGAGGACCAGGCTGCCTTCCGGCTCCAGTCAAAGATGCCCAGATACATCTACTttgcagccaacagcaaaaaCAAGTGGGGCCACCAGCGTGGTTACAGGATCCAGGTCACCAGTTTTGCGGGGGATCATGTCCCCGAAGCCAGCTCCATGGAGAGGGCCATCAGCTGGGCAAGGTCAGGCTGCTTCGGCTGGGACAGCAGGTTCTCAGAgatgcccccagccccgctggcTGGGGAGGCGTCGCATGGATGCTCCTTGATGGGGAGGCACAGGGCAGATGCTCTCCTGGGCTGGGGTTACTGTGTAGGAGCAGGAttgtgctctgctctgcagacgCTGGGGACCTGGCTTTTagctctgccctgccccagggggCTGCTCCCATCTCTCTTCTCGTCCTCAGGTACCAGCTGGCTGTCACCAGgcggaaggaggaggaggccaccagcaccagcaTCTACAACCAGAACGACCCCTGGACGCCCACCGTCGCCTTCGCCAACTTCATCAACAACGAAACTATCACCAACGAGGTGGGCCGGGGTCTCCTGAGCTGGAGCTGCAATACCCAGCCCCGGGCTGAGCGGGAGCCCGGAGCTGCCCCAGGGGCCAAGCGATCCTGGCATTGCCTGCCGGACAGCAGGCTcggctgggagagcagcagccctgggagtGAGGAAGGCGGGTTTGAGCATCCCCTTTTCTGTGTATCTGCCCGGTGCTTGGGTCAGAGCACGTAGATCAGAGTGCAGAGTAGAAGCTCATTTCTCCCTATGAAGAGATGCTGGCAGaacattaggaaaaatctctGTGAGGCCGGGGCTTGACCGTGGGGTTCGGGCAAGGGCCTTTCTGCTGGGTGGACATCTGTGGCTGTGGGCAGGTctttggggaagggagaggaccTTTCCCAGGAGGGGGGGGCTCGGCATGTGGGAACGCAGCTGAGGTGGTTCCCCATGGAGGTCCCCTCCTGCTCTCCTGTAACTTTCCATGGCCCCTGCGCAGATTTCAGTTGCTCCTGATCCAGGCTTCTGAAATAACCACAGTCTTGTGGCTCCTCCCTGCCTAGGACCTGGTTGCCTGGATAACCGCTGGTTTCCTTCACATCCCACACTCTGAGGATATTCCCAACACTGTGACGGTGGGAAACTCGGTCGGCTTTCTTCTGAGACCCTACAACTACTATGACCTGGACCCCTCCATATACTCGCACGATGGCGTGTTTTTCACCAGTGAGCAGGACTTCACAGCGTGTGAAATCAACCCCATTGCATGCCTGCCCAAAACTGCCTCTTGTTTGCCAAACTTCCCCCCCTTCACCTACGATGGTTTCCAAAACAGGAGCAGGCTTTAACACACTACAGGACGGTGTCAGGAGACGCAGTCAGAGACACCAGGTTGACTGTTCTCTCtcagattttcagttttttagTGAAGTTGTCTCTCTATTTCCAGTTGTGCAATGACTTCGCTTTTTATCATTGCTTTTAATATAGTGctctttaaaaaggaagcataatCTTCCTGGCATGATGCCAGACAGGAGTCTACCTTACCTCTGTTAATTGCTGAATTTGAGTCTGTTGCAGGAGGAAAGTGAGGAGAAAATCCTGTTCCTCTGCTGTAGAAGCAAGCGCTGTGTAGTGCCTAtctcaggttaaaaaaaatgaaaattattcttgtCCAGTGCTCTCTCGAGTGTCTCGTTCTTACAACTTACAGCAGTGTCTGCTGGGGGGATGATGCTGGGTCTCCACTGTTCTTCCGGCATCCACAAACGAGCCCAGCAGCGAGGCTCTGGTGCCTGCCTGGGCACGGGGACGGTCCAGCCGGAGGGCACCGAGCCCTGTGGGTGCTCGGGGTGAGGCTGTGGATAGAGCCAGCACCCGCTTGGGCTGCAGCTCTCGGGCACTTGCTGCTGGGTGCAGGTGAGGGCAATGGACGGGGCTGTTGCAAGGAGGGGCCTTGCTGTCCCCGGGCCAGCACTGTCCCCGGAGCTGGCTCTGTGCGAACCACCTGAACCTGACCCCCACGGGCAGTGCCTGGGCCAGCTCGGCCCCTCACAGCCTGGTCCTGGCCAGGGTCACACAAGAGCCCTCCTCCAGCCTTGACACGCCGGTGCAGCACGGCTCGTGCTGCTGCCCGTTTGCCAGGATACTTGGTGGGCTCTGGAGCCCCCGTCCCCTTCCTGGCAGCCCCGTCTATGCCAGGACATAGCCCAGCATCAAGAGGCACCTTTGGGGGGGTGATAGCTgacccctccctccctgctccagggctGGTGCCCCATGCGTGGGGTCGTTGGCAGCAGTGTGTGGTGCTGCAATGCCTCTGCGCAGGCTGTAGAGGCGTTGCTGGCGGCGGCAGGGCCGTGGCACGATGGGGCCGTGGTGCTGTGCTCAGCAGTGCTCTGCACAGAGAAGTGCCGTCCTCAGAGTCTCTGCTGTCGGCCTGGCTGTTTACATCTGCAGGGTTAAGAGAAGGAGGTGCAGGGAGATGCGTTTATTTCCCGCAAGTGACTGGGTCTGTTCTCGCCAAGGTCTGCAGCATAGCATGTGGGACAAGAGGGGAAGGACAGATGCAGAAACAATAAGTTTACTTAAAATTATGACCCACTGAGGGAAACAGAGCAAAGTTGCCTCTTAAGGTTACTAGCACATCCCGGGCATGTGTGAGAACATGCCCCCACGCCCTCCCTGAGAGCTCCTCCGGGCTGTCCACTGctaagaaaaagagggaaaaaccaaacccagctAAACCCAGCCCCTTCTGTCGGCGGGTCGTTGGGAGGATTCTGCAGCTGGAAACCCGCCCTTCCAGGCTGCAGGAGCTCGCAGTGCTTCAGCAGACATGAATGTGAAAACCGTGCTCATCCTCCTCGTTCTGGCTTTAGCCACGATATTTGCTTTAGTCTGTGTGTTGCTGACCAGAGGAAGGGCCCCCAGCACCTGCCAGCACCGGCCCCCGGAGCACAAGGACGCTGATGACAGCCAGAGCCTGGTCTTTGCCGATCTGACACCCGAAGAGATGGTGCAAGTGGTGCGGTACCTGCAGGGAAGCCTTGGGGTACAGCTGGTGGACGCCGCGCGTGCAAAGCCCTCCGACAACTGCATCGCCTCCGTCGACGTGCAGGTCCCCGCCAAGGCAGAGGTGCTGCGTTTCCTGGATGGTGGGGGGCCTCGCCCCCCCCGGGAGGCGCTGGCTGTGCTGTACTTCGGGAGCCAGCCAGACCCCAACGTCACCGAGTACGTGGTGGGTCCGCTGCCGACGCCGGTGTATCACCGGGACGTGACGGTGCAGAAGTACGGGGGGAAGGTGCCGTACCACCGCAGACCCGTTACCGGCAAGGAGTACGTGGATATCAACACCCTCATCCAGCGGGAGCTGAGAAAGGCACCGCGCTTCCTCGCTGCGTGCTGTGAGTCTGATGGCACCAACCTGGCCATCCTCACAACGGCCCCACGGGGCTTCAAGTCTGGCGACCGTGTGACCTGGTTTGTCCTCTTCCACAACGTGGCTGGCACCGGCTACTACCTCTCCCCGGTGGgcctggaggtgctggtggaACATGGGGACCTCCACGTCTCCCGCTGGCAGCTGCGCCAAGTCTTCTATAACGGCTGGTACTTTGCCAGCACGGGGGATCTGGAGGATGCATTTGTGGCCGACTTGCTGGAGGTCGTCAGGATCCAGAAGCCCCGGGCTGAAGTGGTGCTGGGCTCGATGAGACCCCGGCACCCGCCTGGCTCCCCGGGGCCACTGCAGTACGAGCCTCAGGGTCCCCGCTACAGCATCAGGGACAACCGTGTCACCTACCAGGGCTGGAGCATCACCTTTGGCATGAACCCCAACTCCGGCCCACGCCTCTTTGACATCAGGTACCGCGGGGAGAGGATTGTCTATGAGCTGAGTCTCCAGGAAGCTTTAGCCCTGTACGGCTCCAACTGTCCCGGGGGCATGTCAACCCGCTACCTTGATGGGAGCTTTGGCATCGGCAGGTTTGCCTACGAGCTTGTCCGGGGCCTCGACTGTCCCTACACGGCGACCTACGTGGACAGGCACTACCTGGCAGAGTCAGAgacccccaaaaccaaccaaaactcACTCTGCATTTTTGAGCATGACACTGCCCTCCCTCTGCGGCGCCACTTCTCTGACTCACAGTCCTTGTACTATGGTGGGTTGAGGAAAAACATGCTGGTCATTCGTGCCATCTCCACTCTCATCAACTACGATTACATCTGGGACTTCATGTTCCATGGCAGCGGGGCCGTGGAGGTCCGGGTGCATGCCACTGGCTACAtcagctcctccttcctccatggCCGAGGCACCGACTATGGCAATAGGGTTGGGCCCCACACGCTGGGGACGATGCACCTCCACCATGTCCACTACAAGGTGGACCTGGATGTTGGCGGTAGGTCTGGGTGCCTTTGTGTGCGGCCGGGGTTTgctgtgggctgcagctctgcctggggtGTGGAGCTCGAGAgggttttcctttctgcttcacAGGGCAGTTGAACTCTTTGGAGACCCAAGACATGGGGTATGAGCTCGTGAAAGACCCCTGGAGCAAGCAGAACACCATCGAGCGGCCATACCTCCgcagggagaggctggagagggaGAATGATGCAGCATTCACGCTCAACACCCCCATGCCCCGCTACGTCTCCTTTGCCAGCCCCAAGCCCAACAAGTGGGGGCATCCGCGCAGCTACCGGATCCAGATCTCCAGCTTCGCCGGGGAGCACCTGCCCGCCAGCAGCCCCATGGAGAGGTCCATCAgctggggcaggtgggtgctggggctggggtgcacgTGGCCTCCGccccctttcctcccaccctgccGCTGCAtgcctggctgctcctgctgcctggccgagcaggggctgctgccaCCCAGCAAGCCTGCgccaggctgcagggaagggtTAAGCAGTGAAAGTGCATATTTTttagctctgaaaaaaatcccttgaaaAGTTGCTCAATGACATCTGTTCATGGTAGTTCACAGGCAGGAATCTGACcccagaaaagattaatttagagcaatcatgtattttttccctgtgaGGTCAACCAGGCTATAAGATCAACTCTCGAGGGAAGCACTGGCATCCCCAGGCCTTGACACCTCCATGTAAGGAGAGAATGTCTTTCTTTTGGAAAACGCTTGGGATAAACACAGAGCTGGCTCACTGCCAGGGTGAAATTTAATGGCTCGCATTCTGCGGGAGATTGTAGGAGTTAAAAATGGCTGTGGCTGAAGTGAATGTGTTaggcagcaagcagcagcatcCGCACCTGGATGCGATTGTGTTTCCCgccatgctggagcagccgTGGGCAGCGAGCACACCCCTGCAAGCCTGAAGGTGCCGGGGCTGCTGCCTGTTGCTACCATGCTGGTCCAtgccagccccttccctccctgacCCAGGACAGACTGTGTCCTCAGGCACATACCAAGGatggatccggccccggtttgCTGGTGCATCCCCGGGGTGATGCCGCAGCCACCCTGCCCTGCACCAGTGTGGATGAGCCTCTCTGCTCCCTGTGCTGGCAGGTACCAGCTGGCTGTCACCCGACGGAAGGAGGAGGAGcccaccagcaccagcatcTACAACCAGAACGACCCCTGGACGCCCACCGTTACCTTTGCCGACTTCATTGACAACGAAACCATCACCAACGAGGTGAGCTGGGGTCCCCTGGGCGGAGGGGAGCTGAGCACCATGGGGGCcgccccagctcctgccctggccAGGGGCTTCAGCCATCCTGTGGCTAAACCGGGCGGCTGCTGGGCTGGAAGGGTCCCGCTCAGCCTGGTGGAGCACAcggctcccctcctgcccaggaCCTGGTTGCCTGGATCTCCGTGGGCTTCCTGCATGTCCCCCATGCCGAAGACATCCCCAATACGGTGACCGTGGGGAACGGCGTTGGCTTTTTCCTGAGGCCCTACAACTACTTTGACGAGGACCCCTCGGTGGACTCACCTGACAGCATCTACAtcagcagagagcaggatgCTGGTGTGTGTGGGGCCAACCCTCTCGCCTGCCTGCCCCCCACCGCCGCCTGCGCCCCACACCTGCCTCCATTCCGCTATGGGGGCTTCCTCAACCTCAGCCTGGCCCCGCCGCCCGGTGGGCTCtgatggggctggggctgccgctGCCCCCGTCCCTGCCGGTGCGGGCGGTCTGTGTCCGGCCATCCCGTGCGTCCTTGGAAGGGCTCCGGCGGTGGTGCAGGCACAGGCTGGCTCCGCCACCGCACCAGGACCtgccctccccatccctggggtgTCGCGTGCTCAGGGTCAGGTTTTTGGGGAGCTCAGCTCTCATTTCAGCACCGCAATGCTGCTGAAGGCGGACTCAAAGCCTCTGAAAAACAAGCCCTAGGAGTGATTTTTGGAGACTCCATCCAGGAGGACATCCAAAGGGCTGTGGGGTGCCCAcagctgctctcctcctctgggACCGGGGCTCGGGCTGCCTCCCCAAGGTAGGTCAGTGCATGCAAGGCAACGGTGCCGACCAGGACTGGGCACTGCACAAAGCCGCAGCTCCCCTCGGAGCTGTGGTCTGGCCAAGGTTTTGCCCAGGGTGGTGGGAGCAGGTGGCATGGTGGCTGCTGTGGCCTGGGTGCAGCCCCAGGGACCTTGGGCCGCGGGAGGCAGCACCTCCAGGATGCCCGAGACGtccaccccagccctggggccacAGCAGGTCTAGGGCCGCTGGGGTCCAGGGGACACTGAGCTCCGGCTCTGGGGGCAGGACCAGGTgcgctgggctgtgctgggagcccGCAGGAGGAGCACCCTGCAGGACTGCGGGACGGGTGCAACCTGGGCTGAGCTGCCCCATGTTCGCCCTTCCCCAATAAAGAGGCACTCCGGTGGTTTCTCTGACCAAAGCGTTGTGTAGCTCATGGGTGCTGGTGGCCGGAGCCCTGGCCCTGCGGGCGCTGCGGGTGCTGGTACCCTGTAACAGACAGTCCTGGCTCAGCTCTGTGGCGCTCGCGGGGGTCCAAGGGCCGTGGGGCCAGTGCAGCATCTGCCACGGCTGCGTGAGCATGCACCAGCTGTGCTCTTGGACCCCGGACACTGGCAGGAGGCTTCTGCTGGGGAATATGTGACAAACAAGGGAGTTAATGTATAACAGCTGTACCGAGTTGCATTAATCGGGTCTGGCCTTGGCTGCTGCCCAGCgtgctcagccccagccagcatgggGCCCCTTGCTCCTGCGTCCCGGGCTGCATGCacagccctgggctgcaggaTCCTGCAGCCTCCAGAGCCCATCCTCACTGAGCCAGGCGGGGCTGGGGACTCTGAGGGGCTTGGTGCAGGCagttcagctccagccccagcgCCTGGCCCTGGCACGTGGCTGCAGATGCCAAACACTGGCCAATGTGTCCCTGGGTACTTTCTGGATGAAACATCAGCACCATGTCCAGCACATTATGTGACAGCACCCACGTGTGCTGTGCCTCCCACAGCTGCATCTGGTGCCTTGGGAATTGTGGGGACACCATGTCCCAGAGCCAGGGGACGAGCTGGAGCCTGTCATGGTGCTCCCAGAGTCAGCAGCCAAACCAGCCAGGATGCAAAACGCCGCAGTGCCCGGGAGGTCAGCAGCCCCCGACACCCCAGCCTGCCCCGTCTCTGCACGGtggctgcagggccagggaTTTCCCTGAAGCGCAGGGTACGGAGCTGGCGCTGGCAAACCCGTGCCGCATGGACCCACCAGCTCCGGCACAGACCTGCCCCGCGGCACGTCCAGCCTGGCCACTGCGCAGGGGGACGCTGGTCTGTGCTGCTCCGCTGGCGGCACGGCTCCATCAGCAGCACTTCATGTTCGCTCCCGCGCTGCGCTGGCCCCCGccgtgctgggagggaggaggtggctgcACGCATCCCCTTTCCCAGCCTCTCCCCGCTGTGGCCCCAGTTTTCCTGCAGCGACTTTTTCCAAGTGGCCTGGAGCACGTTTGTCCCCATCCCCCAACACCTTTTGCCCccattttctgctgtaaaatcTCTCAGGGAGAATTTATTGCTGactgtttcaaaatttttttgaCGCAGAAGCCAAGTCTGTTGCATTCCTTCACACTGGTCAAAGCCACCCTCGGTTGAGGACCCTGGAATGAACTGTTGGGGAATTTGTTTTGCAAGAGTAATTCCATTTCTGTGCAACCTTCTGCTttgttggggttgttttttgtagGCTGGGAGCTCAGTCCGGAGGCTGGGACTCCTGGGCCCGTCTCCCCTGGTACagtgaggccaggctgggagggacagggaggagcagccctgggcagggacacACCTGCAGCTGGGGCTGATCCTGCAGCGTTTGCACCGCTTCCTCTTCACTGATGGCAGCTGGGAATTGCCGCTGGCAGGACTGGCATGAGCCCCTCCCTGGTTGCGCCTCCGCCTGTGCACAGCCCCAGACCCCCGAGGGCTCCCCAGGCCCCGCTCCCCAGCACCGTGAGGCTGCCCTGGCTACTCCGCGATGGAGCTGGATCAGGCCAGCCTGGGCCGAGGATGCCGAGCGCAGCATCAGGCTTTGGCTGCGCCCACGTTTCCCTTTGCCTGGGAGCGTCAGCCCCGGTGTGAAGTGAGGATGCCAGGAGGgatcctggctgctgccgcctgACGGGCAGCGCCTCGAGGCCAAGGGCAGGCTGCCCACAGAGCACACACGTTCTGGTCTGTGGCGGCAGatctgccctggcagccccagccttGCATTGTTAAATGCGAGGCAGAGGGAAGCAGATTGCTAATCATCCAACTGCCTTCAGAGCACGGGTGTTTGTCAATACGATCCCTCTTCCTCAGCCTGGCAGAGCAGTCCATGCCTCTGTTCCAGGGAGGAAGGTTTGCCATGTTTTTGCCTTTTGGACC
The DNA window shown above is from Phalacrocorax aristotelis chromosome 23, bGulAri2.1, whole genome shotgun sequence and carries:
- the LOC142068076 gene encoding amine oxidase [copper-containing] 3-like isoform X4 — its product is MYVSCSHAVMLPQSGVKNSLVAHDMAFEMVRAPWSPEQQIERPRLTKKVLDTEDQAAFRLQSKMPRYIYFAANSKNKWGHQRGYRIQVTSFAGDHVPEASSMERAISWARYQLAVTRRKEEEATSTSIYNQNDPWTPTVAFANFINNETITNEDLVAWITAGFLHIPHSEDIPNTVTVGNSVGFLLRPYNYYDLDPSIYSHDGVFFTSEQDFTACEINPIACLPKTASCLPNFPPFTYDGFQNRSRL
- the LOC142068075 gene encoding amine oxidase [copper-containing] 3-like: MNVKTVLILLVLALATIFALVCVLLTRGRAPSTCQHRPPEHKDADDSQSLVFADLTPEEMVQVVRYLQGSLGVQLVDAARAKPSDNCIASVDVQVPAKAEVLRFLDGGGPRPPREALAVLYFGSQPDPNVTEYVVGPLPTPVYHRDVTVQKYGGKVPYHRRPVTGKEYVDINTLIQRELRKAPRFLAACCESDGTNLAILTTAPRGFKSGDRVTWFVLFHNVAGTGYYLSPVGLEVLVEHGDLHVSRWQLRQVFYNGWYFASTGDLEDAFVADLLEVVRIQKPRAEVVLGSMRPRHPPGSPGPLQYEPQGPRYSIRDNRVTYQGWSITFGMNPNSGPRLFDIRYRGERIVYELSLQEALALYGSNCPGGMSTRYLDGSFGIGRFAYELVRGLDCPYTATYVDRHYLAESETPKTNQNSLCIFEHDTALPLRRHFSDSQSLYYGGLRKNMLVIRAISTLINYDYIWDFMFHGSGAVEVRVHATGYISSSFLHGRGTDYGNRVGPHTLGTMHLHHVHYKVDLDVGGQLNSLETQDMGYELVKDPWSKQNTIERPYLRRERLERENDAAFTLNTPMPRYVSFASPKPNKWGHPRSYRIQISSFAGEHLPASSPMERSISWGRYQLAVTRRKEEEPTSTSIYNQNDPWTPTVTFADFIDNETITNEDLVAWISVGFLHVPHAEDIPNTVTVGNGVGFFLRPYNYFDEDPSVDSPDSIYISREQDAGVCGANPLACLPPTAACAPHLPPFRYGGFLNLSLAPPPGGL